One Xenopus tropicalis strain Nigerian chromosome 8, UCB_Xtro_10.0, whole genome shotgun sequence genomic window carries:
- the LOC734009 gene encoding novel zinc finger C-x8-C-x5-C-x3-H type (and similar) protein isoform X1, translating into MPSTMLSSLLSPFQELDMDTNLSKEFMALLSEKRFNVIPAEELESTYSSCPINLNKNEKSREKLTEFSVESLERLWTCNNQLSVPNPLCRIPFLADRSVSMIEESKNIFSPPKPLSSRYKTELCRTFHEIGSCKYGSKCQFAHGSDELRGLNRHPKYKTELCRTYHTIGFCPYGSRCHFIHNAEEQRFIKSTKGQRPPLLRHSISCSGIPSSTSLDSLFSSSLSSFSPASPSFSPSASIFSSGPPSPTLNLTPFFHPASPPSPGIRSPMPVRELAQFPPYKKSEPSTRDCFLDKEISALKDCFLDKEISALKDCKENCSNSTEAKRLPIFSRLSD; encoded by the exons ATGCCCAGCACCATGCTCTCCAGCCTGCTCAGCCCATTCCAGGAGCTGGATATGGATACCAACTTATCCAAG gaATTTATGGCTCTGCTGTCTGAGAAGAGATTTAATGTTATTCCTGCTGAAGAACTGGAGAGTACCTATTCATCTTGCCCTATCAACTTAAACAAAAATGAGAAGAGTAGGGAGAAATTAACAGAATTCAGTGTTGAATCTTTGGAGAGACTATGGACCTGCAACAACCAGCTTTCTGTTCCGAATCCCTTATGTCGCATCCCTTTCCTAGCTGACCGCTCTGTTAGTATGATTGAGGAGAGCAAAAATATCTTTTCTCCACCTAAGCCACTCTCTTCCCGATACAAGACTGAGCTTTGTCGTACTTTCCATGAGATTGGCTCCTGCAAGTATGGATCAAAGTGCCAATTTGCACATGGGTCTGACGAGCTTAGAGGGCTTAACCGACACCCCAAGTACAAGACCGAACTGTGCCGAACTTACCACACTATTGGCTTCTGCCCATATGGATCTCGCTGCCACTTTATCCACAATGCAGAAGAGCAAAGGTTCATTAAGAGTACAAAGGGACAGCGCCCTCCACTTCTGAGGCACAGTATAAGCTGCTCAGGGATCCCTTCTTCCACTTCTTTAGATTCCCTCTTCTCTTCCTCACTCTCCTCCTTTTCTCCAGCTTCTCCCAGCTTTTCCCCATCTGCTTCCATTTTCAGCTCTGGCCCTCCCTCTCCTACACTTAATTTGACGCCTTTCTTTCACCCGGCATCGCCCCCTTCCCCAGGAATACGAAGCCCTATGCCTGTAAGAGAGTTGGCCCAGTTTCCACCTTACAAGAAGTCCGAACCAAGCACTCGGGACTGCTTTTTAGATAAGGAGATCAGTGCTTTGAAGGACTGCTTTTTAGATAAGGAGATCAGTGCTTTGAAAGACTGCAAGGAGAACTGTAGCAATTCCACTGAAGCCAAGCGTCTCCCAATTTTCAGCCGCTTGTCTGATTAA
- the LOC734009 gene encoding novel zinc finger C-x8-C-x5-C-x3-H type (and similar) protein, whose product MPSTMLSSLLSPFQELDMDTNLSKEFMALLSEKRFNVIPAEELESTYSSCPINLNKNEKSREKLTEFSVESLERLWTCNNQLSVPNPLCRIPFLADRSVSMIEESKNIFSPPKPLSSRYKTELCRTFHEIGSCKYGSRCHFIHNAEEQRFIKSTKGQRPPLLRHSISCSGIPSSTSLDSLFSSSLSSFSPASPSFSPSASIFSSGPPSPTLNLTPFFHPASPPSPGIRSPMPVRELAQFPPYKKSEPSTRDCFLDKEISALKDCFLDKEISALKDCKENCSNSTEAKRLPIFSRLSD is encoded by the exons ATGCCCAGCACCATGCTCTCCAGCCTGCTCAGCCCATTCCAGGAGCTGGATATGGATACCAACTTATCCAAG gaATTTATGGCTCTGCTGTCTGAGAAGAGATTTAATGTTATTCCTGCTGAAGAACTGGAGAGTACCTATTCATCTTGCCCTATCAACTTAAACAAAAATGAGAAGAGTAGGGAGAAATTAACAGAATTCAGTGTTGAATCTTTGGAGAGACTATGGACCTGCAACAACCAGCTTTCTGTTCCGAATCCCTTATGTCGCATCCCTTTCCTAGCTGACCGCTCTGTTAGTATGATTGAGGAGAGCAAAAATATCTTTTCTCCACCTAAGCCACTCTCTTCCCGATACAAGACTGAGCTTTGTCGTACTTTCCATGAGATTGGCTCCTGCAAG TATGGATCTCGCTGCCACTTTATCCACAATGCAGAAGAGCAAAGGTTCATTAAGAGTACAAAGGGACAGCGCCCTCCACTTCTGAGGCACAGTATAAGCTGCTCAGGGATCCCTTCTTCCACTTCTTTAGATTCCCTCTTCTCTTCCTCACTCTCCTCCTTTTCTCCAGCTTCTCCCAGCTTTTCCCCATCTGCTTCCATTTTCAGCTCTGGCCCTCCCTCTCCTACACTTAATTTGACGCCTTTCTTTCACCCGGCATCGCCCCCTTCCCCAGGAATACGAAGCCCTATGCCTGTAAGAGAGTTGGCCCAGTTTCCACCTTACAAGAAGTCCGAACCAAGCACTCGGGACTGCTTTTTAGATAAGGAGATCAGTGCTTTGAAGGACTGCTTTTTAGATAAGGAGATCAGTGCTTTGAAAGACTGCAAGGAGAACTGTAGCAATTCCACTGAAGCCAAGCGTCTCCCAATTTTCAGCCGCTTGTCTGATTAA